A single region of the Leptothrix cholodnii SP-6 genome encodes:
- a CDS encoding bifunctional 3,4-dihydroxy-2-butanone-4-phosphate synthase/GTP cyclohydrolase II — translation MTLHRIEDALAALARGEMVVVVDDEDRENEGDLILAAEHATPASIAFMVRHTSGMLCVGLPGERLDHLELPLMVERNTDSMRTAYTVTVDYRHGTTTGISAADRATTIRALVDPSVEPSDFNRPGHVFPLRAAPGGVLHRTGHTEASVDLTRLAGLRPGGVLAEVVNDDGTMARRPQLEAFAREHDLVMVSIADLVAYRRQRIKVRCESEARLPTRHGMFKACVYRSQGGEHEHLAMVMGDLAGAENVLVRVHSECLTGDTFGSLRCDCQQQLEASLAAVGRAGSGVVLYLRGHEGRGIGLTHKLRAYALQDEGLDTVEANLELGLSVDARDYSVGALILQDIGITSIRLLSNNPAKYRGIAEFGLQISERVPLHTPPTAENEAYLRTKQRRMGHTLGLPAEATS, via the coding sequence ATGACCTTGCATCGAATCGAAGACGCGCTCGCCGCGCTGGCACGTGGCGAGATGGTGGTGGTGGTCGATGACGAAGACCGCGAGAACGAAGGCGATCTCATCCTCGCCGCAGAACACGCGACACCCGCATCCATCGCCTTCATGGTTCGCCACACCAGCGGCATGCTCTGCGTGGGCTTGCCCGGTGAGCGCCTGGATCACCTCGAACTGCCGCTCATGGTGGAGCGCAACACCGACTCGATGCGCACGGCCTACACCGTCACCGTCGACTACCGGCACGGCACCACGACGGGCATCTCCGCGGCTGATCGTGCCACCACCATCCGCGCGCTGGTCGACCCTTCGGTCGAGCCGTCGGACTTCAACCGGCCCGGCCACGTGTTCCCGCTGCGTGCCGCACCGGGCGGCGTGCTGCACCGCACCGGTCACACCGAAGCTTCGGTCGACCTGACCCGGCTGGCGGGCCTGCGCCCCGGCGGCGTGCTGGCCGAGGTGGTCAACGACGACGGCACGATGGCACGCCGCCCGCAGCTCGAAGCCTTTGCCCGCGAGCACGACCTCGTGATGGTCTCGATCGCCGACCTGGTCGCCTACCGTCGCCAGCGCATCAAGGTGCGCTGCGAATCCGAGGCGCGCCTGCCGACCCGGCATGGCATGTTCAAGGCCTGCGTCTACCGCTCGCAAGGCGGCGAGCACGAACACCTGGCCATGGTCATGGGCGACCTCGCGGGCGCCGAGAACGTGCTCGTCCGTGTCCATTCGGAGTGCCTCACGGGCGACACCTTCGGCTCGCTGCGCTGCGATTGCCAGCAGCAGCTCGAGGCCTCGCTGGCCGCCGTCGGCCGAGCCGGAAGCGGCGTCGTGCTCTACCTGCGCGGCCATGAGGGACGCGGTATCGGCCTGACCCACAAGCTGCGCGCCTATGCTCTGCAGGACGAGGGCCTCGACACCGTCGAGGCCAACCTCGAACTGGGCCTGTCGGTCGATGCGCGCGACTACAGCGTCGGCGCCCTGATCCTGCAGGACATCGGGATCACGAGCATCCGCCTGCTGAGCAACAACCCGGCGAAGTACCGAGGCATCGCGGAATTCGGTCTGCAGATCAGCGAACGCGTGCCGCTGCACACGCCCCCGACCGCCGAGAACGAAGCCTACCTGCGGACCAAGCAACGGCGGATGGGCCACACGCTCGGACTGCCGGCCGAGGCCACATCGTGA
- a CDS encoding NAD-dependent succinate-semialdehyde dehydrogenase, protein MSDHDIQHFILGQWRDGAAGRSLPVLDPADGQIIGRVARAERSDLDDAVAAAQSGFDTWRNMTALERARIMRKAASLLRERAEHVASLMTREQGKPLAEARAETAAAADIIDWFADEGMRVYGRLVPSRHNLAIRQMVVKDPVGPVAAFTPWNFPINQVVRKVSAGLAAGCSMLVKGPEETPASPAALIRAFADAGLPPGVLGLVYGDPAEISSYLIAHPVIRKITFTGSTAIGKQLAALAGQHMKRTTMELGGHAPVIVCDDADLELAVKTSVTSKFRNAGQVCISPTRFLVHRRIAEEFAVEFARRTHDLRVGNGLAEGTQMGPLANARRVAAMDDLTRDAVSRGARLLAGGERIGQAGNFWRPTVLADVPLDARALNEEPFGPMALVRPFDTLEEAITEANRLPYGLAGYAFTRGLKNADLLTRHVEVGMLWVNMGALASAEMPFGGIKESGHGTEGGSEALEAYLNTRSVAIMNA, encoded by the coding sequence GTGAGCGACCACGACATCCAGCACTTCATCCTCGGCCAATGGCGTGACGGCGCCGCCGGGCGCTCGCTGCCGGTACTCGATCCGGCCGATGGGCAGATCATCGGCCGGGTCGCCCGCGCCGAACGCTCCGACCTCGACGACGCGGTCGCCGCCGCGCAGTCCGGCTTCGACACCTGGCGCAACATGACCGCGCTCGAACGAGCCCGGATCATGCGCAAGGCGGCCTCGCTGCTGCGCGAGCGGGCCGAGCATGTCGCCTCGCTGATGACGCGCGAGCAGGGCAAGCCCCTCGCCGAGGCGCGGGCCGAGACGGCTGCCGCGGCCGACATCATCGACTGGTTCGCTGACGAAGGCATGCGTGTCTACGGCCGCCTGGTTCCGTCGCGCCACAACCTGGCGATCCGCCAGATGGTCGTCAAGGACCCGGTCGGACCGGTGGCCGCGTTCACGCCGTGGAACTTCCCGATCAACCAGGTGGTGCGCAAGGTGAGCGCCGGCCTCGCGGCGGGATGCTCGATGCTCGTGAAGGGCCCCGAAGAGACGCCGGCCAGTCCGGCCGCATTAATCCGCGCGTTTGCCGACGCGGGCCTGCCGCCGGGCGTGCTGGGCCTCGTCTACGGCGACCCGGCGGAGATCTCCAGCTACCTGATCGCGCATCCGGTGATCCGCAAGATCACCTTCACCGGCTCGACTGCCATCGGTAAGCAGTTGGCTGCCCTGGCCGGCCAGCACATGAAGCGCACGACGATGGAACTGGGTGGTCACGCGCCGGTGATCGTCTGTGACGACGCCGATCTCGAACTCGCGGTGAAGACCTCCGTGACGAGCAAGTTCCGCAATGCCGGACAGGTCTGCATCTCGCCGACACGATTTCTGGTCCACCGTCGCATCGCCGAAGAATTCGCGGTCGAGTTCGCACGGCGGACCCATGATCTGCGCGTCGGCAACGGCCTGGCGGAAGGCACGCAGATGGGCCCGCTGGCCAACGCCCGTCGCGTTGCCGCGATGGACGACCTGACCCGCGATGCGGTGTCACGGGGTGCGCGGTTGCTGGCCGGTGGCGAGCGCATCGGCCAGGCCGGTAACTTCTGGCGTCCGACCGTGCTGGCCGACGTCCCGCTCGATGCCCGCGCACTGAACGAGGAACCCTTCGGTCCGATGGCACTGGTGCGCCCCTTCGATACGCTGGAAGAGGCCATCACCGAGGCCAATCGGCTGCCCTATGGCCTGGCCGGTTATGCCTTCACGCGCGGCCTGAAGAACGCCGACCTGCTGACGCGACACGTCGAGGTCGGCATGCTGTGGGTCAACATGGGCGCACTGGCATCGGCCGAGATGCCCTTCGGCGGCATCAAGGAATCGGGCCATGGCACGGAGGGTGGCAGCGAGGCACTCGAGGCCTATCTGAACACGCGGTCCGTGGCGATCATGAATGCCTGA
- a CDS encoding electron transfer flavoprotein subunit beta/FixA family protein has translation MKALVPVKRVVDYNVKVRVKSDGTGVDLANVKMSMNPFDEIAIEEAVRLKEKGVLTEVIAVSCGLTQCQETLRTALAIGADRAILVETDAELQPLAVAKLLKALVEREQPGLIILGKQAIDDDCNQTGQMLAALAKLPQATFASKVEVADGKATVTREIDGGLETLSLTLPAVITTDLRLNEPRYVTLPNIMKAKKKPLDKVTPADLGVDVTPRLRTLSVAEPAGRKAGIKVADVAALVDKLKNEAKVI, from the coding sequence ATGAAAGCACTTGTCCCCGTCAAGCGGGTGGTCGACTACAACGTCAAGGTGCGCGTCAAGAGCGACGGCACCGGCGTGGACCTCGCCAACGTCAAGATGAGCATGAACCCGTTCGACGAGATCGCCATCGAAGAGGCGGTGCGCTTGAAGGAGAAGGGCGTGCTCACCGAAGTGATCGCCGTCTCCTGCGGGCTCACGCAGTGCCAGGAGACTCTGCGTACCGCGCTGGCCATCGGCGCCGATCGCGCCATCCTGGTCGAGACCGATGCAGAGTTGCAGCCACTGGCCGTGGCCAAGCTGCTCAAGGCGTTGGTCGAGCGCGAGCAGCCGGGCCTGATCATCCTCGGCAAACAGGCGATCGACGACGATTGCAACCAGACCGGCCAGATGCTGGCGGCGCTGGCCAAGCTGCCGCAAGCCACCTTCGCCTCGAAGGTCGAGGTCGCCGACGGCAAGGCCACGGTCACGCGCGAGATCGACGGTGGCCTGGAGACGTTGAGCCTGACGCTGCCGGCGGTCATCACGACCGACCTGCGGTTGAACGAGCCGCGTTATGTCACGTTGCCCAACATCATGAAGGCCAAGAAGAAGCCGCTGGACAAGGTCACGCCGGCCGACCTGGGCGTGGACGTGACGCCGCGCCTGAGGACTCTGAGTGTGGCCGAACCAGCCGGTCGCAAGGCCGGCATCAAGGTGGCCGACGTGGCCGCGCTGGTCGACAAGCTGAAGAACGAAGCCAAGGTGATCTGA
- a CDS encoding electron transfer flavoprotein subunit alpha/FixB family protein, with the protein MTVLVIAEHDNTTLKPATLNVVSAGTKLGDVHILVAGHDAAAVARQASQVAGVTKVIHADGASLAQGLAETLAPQVVGLAGGYSHLLFPSTAGGKNTAPRVAGLLDVAQISDITAVVNADTFERPIYAGNAIATVQSTDAVKVITVRGTAFDAAAATGGSAAIESVAPVVDAGGSRYQGSEIARSDRPELTAAKVIVSGGRALGSSDKFNEVLTPLADKLGAALGASRAAVDAGYAPNDWQVGQTGKIVAPQLYIAAGISGAIQHLAGMKDAKVIVAINKDPEAPIFSVADYGLEADLFAAVPELTGAI; encoded by the coding sequence ATGACCGTCCTCGTCATTGCCGAACACGACAACACGACCTTGAAACCCGCGACTCTCAACGTCGTCAGTGCGGGCACGAAGCTGGGCGATGTGCACATCCTCGTCGCCGGCCACGATGCGGCTGCCGTGGCTCGGCAGGCGAGCCAGGTGGCTGGCGTCACGAAGGTGATCCACGCCGACGGCGCGAGCCTCGCGCAGGGCCTGGCGGAGACGTTGGCGCCGCAGGTCGTGGGCCTGGCCGGTGGCTACAGCCACCTGCTGTTCCCCTCGACCGCAGGCGGCAAGAACACCGCGCCGCGCGTGGCTGGGCTGCTCGATGTTGCGCAGATCAGCGACATCACGGCCGTCGTGAACGCCGACACCTTCGAGCGCCCGATCTACGCCGGCAATGCGATCGCGACGGTGCAAAGTACCGACGCAGTCAAGGTGATCACGGTGCGTGGTACGGCCTTCGATGCCGCCGCCGCGACCGGAGGCAGCGCCGCGATCGAGTCGGTCGCGCCGGTTGTCGACGCCGGTGGCAGTCGCTATCAAGGCAGTGAGATCGCCAGGAGCGACCGGCCCGAGCTGACTGCGGCCAAGGTCATCGTCTCGGGTGGCCGGGCGCTGGGCAGCAGCGACAAGTTCAATGAAGTGCTGACGCCGCTGGCCGACAAGCTCGGTGCCGCGCTGGGGGCGAGCCGCGCCGCCGTCGATGCGGGCTATGCCCCCAACGACTGGCAGGTCGGCCAGACCGGCAAGATCGTCGCGCCGCAACTCTACATCGCAGCCGGCATCAGCGGCGCGATCCAGCACCTGGCCGGCATGAAGGACGCCAAGGTGATCGTCGCGATCAACAAGGATCCGGAGGCACCGATCTTCAGCGTGGCCGACTATGGGCTGGAGGCGGATCTGTTCGCGGCCGTGCCCGAGCTGACGGGGGCGATCTGA
- a CDS encoding TolB family protein, with protein sequence MPGILTIEELRQELAQRASVSVLETLDVETGARTVLKEFDVVIEAPNWTRDGRRLIFNSLGGMFAYELSSGEVTRIDTGFAVDCNNDHVLSPDGARLAISHFAHEDVSSRIYIVPLGGGVPVRVTDLGPNYLHGWSPDGQRLAYCAERDGQYDVYTIPVHGGPETRLTDTPGLDDGPEYSPDGRHIWFNSTRSGLMQVWRMDIHGRNQTHVIKDDANCWFPHVSPDGQRVVYVAYDKDNVAPGDHPPDKPVEIRLVSAEGGKPRTIAQLFGGQGTLNVNSWAPDNRHIAFVSYRPA encoded by the coding sequence ATGCCAGGCATTCTGACGATCGAGGAACTGCGCCAGGAGCTGGCGCAACGTGCGTCCGTCAGCGTGCTCGAGACGCTGGATGTCGAGACCGGCGCACGGACCGTCCTGAAAGAATTCGACGTGGTGATCGAGGCACCGAACTGGACCCGTGACGGCCGCCGCCTGATCTTCAACAGCCTGGGCGGCATGTTTGCCTACGAGTTGTCGAGCGGCGAGGTGACGCGCATCGACACCGGCTTTGCCGTGGACTGCAACAACGACCACGTGCTGTCGCCCGATGGCGCCCGACTGGCCATCAGCCACTTCGCCCACGAGGACGTCTCGTCGCGCATCTACATCGTGCCCTTGGGCGGCGGCGTCCCGGTGCGTGTGACCGACCTGGGCCCCAACTACCTGCACGGCTGGTCACCCGATGGTCAGCGCCTGGCTTATTGCGCCGAGCGTGACGGCCAGTACGACGTCTACACCATCCCGGTCCACGGTGGACCCGAGACGCGGCTCACGGATACCCCGGGCCTGGACGACGGTCCGGAATATTCGCCCGACGGCCGGCACATCTGGTTCAACTCCACCCGCAGCGGTCTGATGCAGGTCTGGCGCATGGACATCCATGGCCGGAACCAGACGCATGTCATCAAGGACGACGCCAACTGCTGGTTCCCGCATGTCTCGCCCGACGGCCAGCGGGTCGTCTACGTGGCCTACGACAAGGACAACGTGGCGCCCGGTGACCATCCGCCCGATAAGCCGGTGGAGATCCGCCTCGTGTCGGCCGAAGGCGGCAAGCCCCGGACGATCGCGCAGCTGTTCGGCGGACAGGGCACCCTGAACGTCAATTCATGGGCGCCTGACAATCGCCATATCGCGTTCGTGTCGTATCGACCGGCGTGA
- a CDS encoding LPD7 domain-containing protein: MDDTSVPLDRSTPVSGGTVEPTQRAAADKVKTPSPRIETSERFELRDPFAEVTYNARTLDEMVSKAEQLGAQRFVAIDANGQRSFVEQNGGEWQRRPVMSQTKASEQDGAAARETATVSEPSRTEQATTVKPSRDDTKVNARSIAEAERATRLAQLETALQERYIIKRAPVNLGDVSIGRTEYRFRGDSSRVAFTESTFRLATETNSPSVARSMVDVAQTRKWSALRVSGHEDFKRMVWLEASVRGIKAMGYEPNPADLEVLRREREARQVNRIEAAPGVDSAVNEKPSGRGGGGRKAVLAAIDAMLIAKGVPDKKREAVMTAVSENLAQRLRSGKAPVVKIYDRSASVQRPVSVATPEAQRPRERAHPVR; the protein is encoded by the coding sequence ATGGACGACACATCTGTGCCCCTTGATCGAAGCACACCCGTCTCTGGCGGCACCGTGGAGCCGACCCAGCGAGCGGCGGCGGACAAGGTCAAGACCCCATCGCCAAGGATCGAAACAAGCGAGCGCTTCGAGCTGAGGGATCCCTTCGCGGAAGTGACCTACAACGCCCGCACGCTGGACGAGATGGTCAGCAAGGCCGAGCAGCTGGGCGCTCAACGATTCGTTGCCATCGATGCGAACGGGCAGCGGTCGTTCGTGGAGCAGAACGGCGGCGAGTGGCAACGTCGACCCGTCATGTCGCAGACCAAGGCGTCCGAGCAAGACGGTGCAGCAGCTCGCGAAACAGCCACGGTGTCCGAGCCATCTCGCACAGAGCAGGCGACAACGGTGAAACCAAGTCGGGACGATACCAAGGTCAACGCCCGGTCAATCGCCGAAGCCGAGCGCGCAACAAGACTCGCGCAGCTGGAAACCGCCCTGCAGGAGCGCTACATCATCAAGCGGGCACCCGTGAACCTCGGCGATGTCTCGATCGGCCGGACCGAGTACCGGTTCCGCGGCGACTCGTCACGGGTGGCCTTCACCGAATCGACCTTCCGCCTGGCCACGGAGACCAACAGCCCGTCGGTGGCGCGGTCGATGGTGGACGTCGCCCAGACTCGCAAATGGTCTGCCTTGCGAGTCTCGGGTCATGAGGACTTCAAGCGCATGGTGTGGCTCGAAGCGTCAGTGCGGGGTATCAAGGCCATGGGCTATGAGCCGAATCCGGCCGACCTCGAGGTGCTGCGCCGGGAGCGGGAAGCTCGACAGGTGAATCGCATCGAAGCGGCGCCAGGGGTCGACTCAGCCGTGAACGAAAAACCTTCGGGTCGCGGCGGTGGAGGACGGAAGGCTGTGCTGGCGGCCATTGACGCGATGCTGATCGCGAAGGGAGTCCCGGACAAGAAGCGTGAGGCCGTCATGACGGCAGTGTCAGAGAATCTGGCACAACGCCTGCGAAGCGGCAAAGCACCGGTCGTCAAGATCTACGACCGCTCAGCATCCGTGCAGAGGCCCGTGTCGGTGGCGACGCCAGAGGCACAACGGCCCCGAGAACGCGCGCACCCCGTTCGATAG
- a CDS encoding OmpA family protein: MRVPTLALSLAAALLLGACDAPPKPPAVNETTRRPANSAWVVDLQSCRSELANTRIDAAESARRADFAMATADRMVALQQAIELIKPSSPASVAIASPTSIREVMQPLANSIYTVQFDYGSSRVNLAPTFLRAVLDQARTAPLVVLRGRTDGTQDVAAEGRIARERAQAVKSHLVAAGLDPNRIRTTWQPTGDHAADNGTPDGQARNRRVEIEVYAALPTVAPALTTGQP, encoded by the coding sequence ATGCGTGTCCCGACCCTCGCCCTGTCCCTGGCCGCAGCGCTGCTGCTCGGCGCGTGCGATGCGCCGCCCAAGCCGCCGGCCGTCAATGAAACGACCCGGCGCCCGGCCAACTCGGCCTGGGTGGTCGACCTGCAGAGCTGCCGATCCGAGCTGGCCAACACCCGCATCGATGCCGCCGAATCCGCGCGCCGCGCGGACTTCGCGATGGCCACCGCCGACCGGATGGTGGCGTTGCAGCAGGCCATCGAGCTGATCAAGCCGTCCAGTCCCGCATCTGTCGCGATCGCGTCTCCAACCTCCATCCGCGAGGTCATGCAGCCTTTGGCGAACAGCATTTACACGGTGCAGTTCGACTACGGCAGCAGCCGCGTGAATCTGGCGCCGACGTTCTTGCGCGCGGTGCTGGACCAGGCCCGCACCGCGCCGCTGGTGGTGCTGCGCGGTCGCACCGACGGCACCCAGGACGTGGCCGCCGAGGGGCGCATCGCGCGCGAACGGGCGCAAGCCGTGAAGTCCCATCTGGTGGCCGCCGGGCTGGACCCGAACCGGATCCGCACCACCTGGCAGCCCACCGGGGACCATGCGGCTGACAACGGCACGCCCGACGGGCAGGCACGCAACCGGCGGGTCGAGATCGAGGTGTATGCGGCACTGCCGACTGTGGCTCCTGCATTGACCACCGGTCAGCCTTGA
- a CDS encoding type IV secretory system conjugative DNA transfer family protein, which produces MSNVHAWIPAGHWPAWLTPRRAAGIGFGLAAFVVLSVAAIYLSAALFLLLNKVDPRRVELTSLWTYWAVYSPDPAQRKRLLASMTASGIGLLLVLPGALLVAAQPRRRLHGDARFATTAEITRAGLLGGSTDGRPGILIGRHRGQFISLSGQLSVMLSAPTRSGKGVGVVIPNLLNWPDSVVVLDIKGENHAVTAGFRAKSGQRVYAFAPFDDQARSHRWNPLTAVRTSPMHRVGDLLAIGQVFYPNDGSGTSSEAFFNDQARNLFLGLGLLLLETPALPRTIGELLRQSSGKGRALRDHLADQIRGRRIDSKELGPALSDECIDALQRLLSNSENTLSSIVATFNAPLTIFADAVVDATTSADDFRFEDVRRQRLSIYVHIPPNRLTSARPLLNLFFSQLVSLNTQQLPEHDPSLTVQCLLVNDEFTTMGRVGVITMSAAFLAGYNLRLLTVVQAMSQLDAVYGDKEARTFATNHGLQILFAPREQRDADEYSAMLGHFTERGTSRGHSRSLGPNGSRSVSVNESEQRRALLLPQEFKELGSERLVVIAENCKPVLGEKIRYHRDPAFTSRLLPPPEVPALDMDLHLARVQQRWRLVEGDLAPDETVSIERLAHDINQLPDHFTELSAQQMADACLDFFSEKEAQPSGGTVEAAADEEGVLISNDVAREAAPTPDA; this is translated from the coding sequence ATGAGCAACGTCCACGCCTGGATTCCTGCTGGTCATTGGCCTGCCTGGCTGACCCCGCGCCGAGCGGCAGGGATCGGGTTCGGACTGGCCGCATTCGTGGTGCTGTCGGTCGCGGCGATCTACCTCTCGGCCGCCCTGTTCCTGCTGCTGAACAAGGTCGATCCACGCCGGGTCGAGTTGACCAGCCTGTGGACCTACTGGGCGGTCTACAGCCCGGACCCGGCGCAGCGCAAGCGCTTGTTGGCCTCGATGACGGCCTCGGGCATCGGCCTGCTGTTGGTGCTGCCCGGTGCGCTGCTGGTGGCGGCGCAACCACGCCGTCGGCTGCACGGCGATGCCCGCTTCGCGACCACGGCCGAGATCACGCGTGCCGGCCTGCTGGGGGGTTCGACCGATGGCCGGCCCGGCATCCTGATCGGCCGGCACCGGGGGCAGTTCATCAGCCTGAGCGGCCAGCTCTCGGTGATGCTGTCGGCCCCGACCCGCAGCGGCAAGGGCGTCGGGGTGGTGATCCCCAACCTGCTGAACTGGCCCGACTCGGTGGTGGTGCTGGACATCAAGGGCGAGAACCACGCGGTCACGGCGGGCTTCCGGGCGAAGAGCGGCCAGCGGGTCTATGCCTTCGCGCCCTTCGACGACCAGGCCCGCAGCCACCGCTGGAATCCGCTGACGGCGGTGCGCACGAGCCCGATGCACCGGGTCGGCGACCTGCTCGCGATCGGCCAGGTGTTCTATCCCAACGACGGCAGCGGCACCTCGTCGGAAGCCTTCTTCAACGACCAGGCGCGCAACCTCTTCCTCGGGCTGGGCCTGCTGTTGCTGGAGACCCCTGCCTTGCCTCGCACGATCGGAGAGCTGCTGCGGCAGTCCTCGGGCAAGGGCCGTGCACTACGCGACCACCTGGCCGACCAGATCCGGGGCCGGCGGATCGACAGCAAGGAACTGGGCCCCGCCCTGTCCGACGAGTGCATCGACGCGCTGCAGCGCCTGCTGTCGAACTCGGAGAACACGCTGTCCAGCATCGTCGCGACCTTCAACGCACCGCTGACGATCTTCGCGGACGCGGTGGTCGATGCGACGACCAGCGCCGACGACTTCCGGTTCGAGGACGTGCGGCGCCAGCGCCTGTCGATCTACGTGCACATCCCGCCGAACCGGCTGACGAGCGCGCGCCCGCTGCTCAACCTGTTCTTCTCGCAGCTGGTCAGCCTCAACACCCAGCAGCTACCCGAGCACGACCCCAGCCTGACGGTGCAGTGCCTGCTGGTCAACGACGAGTTCACGACCATGGGCCGGGTCGGAGTGATCACGATGTCGGCGGCCTTCCTCGCGGGCTACAACCTGAGGCTGCTGACGGTGGTGCAGGCGATGTCGCAGCTGGACGCGGTCTACGGCGACAAGGAGGCCCGCACCTTCGCGACCAATCACGGGCTGCAGATCCTGTTCGCGCCACGCGAGCAGCGTGACGCCGACGAGTACAGCGCGATGCTGGGGCACTTCACCGAGCGGGGCACCTCGCGTGGGCACAGCCGGTCGTTGGGGCCGAATGGCAGTCGATCGGTCAGCGTCAACGAGAGCGAGCAGCGCCGTGCGCTGTTGCTGCCTCAGGAGTTCAAGGAACTCGGCAGCGAGCGCCTGGTAGTGATCGCCGAGAACTGCAAGCCCGTCCTGGGCGAGAAGATCCGCTACCACCGCGACCCGGCGTTCACCAGCCGGCTGCTGCCGCCGCCCGAGGTGCCGGCGCTGGACATGGACCTGCACCTGGCGCGTGTGCAGCAACGCTGGCGCTTGGTCGAGGGGGACCTGGCGCCGGACGAGACGGTGTCCATCGAGCGGTTGGCCCACGACATCAACCAGTTGCCGGACCACTTCACGGAGCTGTCGGCACAGCAGATGGCCGACGCCTGCCTGGACTTCTTCTCGGAAAAAGAAGCTCAGCCCAGCGGCGGCACCGTCGAAGCCGCGGCCGACGAGGAAGGCGTCCTGATCTCGAACGACGTCGCCCGAGAAGCGGCCCCTACACCCGATGCCTGA
- the virB11 gene encoding P-type DNA transfer ATPase VirB11, whose amino-acid sequence MNTDLLVDGSDAQAWSGDATSVVEFLRPLREHLDRPGVLEVCLNQPGELQIESVSGWQAVAAPEMTQERCLSLATAVATFCDQQINQERPLLSATLPSGERIQFVIPPAVPRGTVSITVRKPSQLVKRLDDFEHEGLFERTADATRLQDRDGPAFEPFERNLVALKDAGRYADFLRLAVRQHQTIVVSGRTGSGKTTFMKGLVEEVPRHERLITIQDTAELTLPHHPNVVHLFYSKDAQGTARVTAKSLLEACLRMKPDRIFLAEVRGDECFHFVRLAASGHPGSITSLHAGSCALALEQMSLMIRECGAGGGLRMDEIKSLLAMVVDVIVQFDRDEHGRFISEIAYTPRAQRSAQAHRAGSPS is encoded by the coding sequence ATGAACACGGACCTCTTGGTCGATGGGTCGGACGCGCAGGCCTGGTCCGGCGACGCCACCTCGGTGGTGGAGTTCCTGCGGCCGCTGCGCGAGCACCTCGACCGACCCGGCGTGCTGGAGGTCTGCCTGAACCAGCCCGGCGAACTGCAGATCGAGTCGGTGAGCGGCTGGCAGGCGGTCGCCGCACCCGAGATGACCCAGGAGCGCTGCCTGTCGCTGGCCACCGCGGTGGCCACCTTCTGCGACCAGCAGATCAACCAGGAACGCCCGCTGCTGTCGGCCACGCTGCCCAGCGGCGAGCGCATCCAGTTCGTGATCCCGCCGGCCGTGCCCCGCGGCACCGTGTCGATCACGGTGCGCAAACCCTCGCAGTTGGTCAAGCGGCTGGACGACTTCGAGCACGAGGGCCTGTTCGAGCGCACCGCCGATGCGACGCGGCTGCAAGACCGCGATGGGCCGGCGTTCGAGCCCTTCGAACGCAATCTGGTGGCCCTGAAGGACGCCGGCCGCTACGCCGACTTCCTGCGCCTGGCGGTGCGCCAGCACCAGACCATCGTCGTCAGCGGTCGGACCGGCTCGGGCAAGACCACCTTCATGAAAGGCCTGGTCGAGGAGGTGCCCCGGCACGAGCGCCTGATCACGATCCAGGACACCGCCGAGCTGACGCTGCCGCACCACCCCAACGTCGTGCACCTGTTCTACAGCAAGGACGCGCAGGGCACGGCACGCGTGACGGCCAAGTCGCTGCTCGAAGCCTGCCTGCGCATGAAGCCGGATCGGATCTTCCTGGCCGAGGTGCGCGGCGACGAGTGTTTCCATTTCGTGCGGCTGGCCGCCTCGGGCCACCCGGGCAGCATCACCAGCCTGCACGCGGGCAGCTGCGCCCTGGCGCTGGAGCAGATGTCGCTGATGATCCGCGAGTGCGGCGCCGGCGGCGGGCTGCGCATGGACGAGATCAAGTCGCTGCTGGCGATGGTGGTCGACGTGATCGTGCAGTTCGATCGCGACGAGCACGGGCGCTTCATCTCGGAGATCGCGTACACGCCACGCGCACAGCGGTCGGCACAGGCGCACCGTGCAGGCAGCCCGTCATGA